The following coding sequences lie in one Paenibacillus durus ATCC 35681 genomic window:
- the spoIVB gene encoding SpoIVB peptidase — protein sequence MKPNLRKLMPGLLFAFFLSVSGLTVPSSGYASNAEIIHGRAAAQHEAGQDIRVFPGGQTIGVKVKSAGVLVVGHHLVDVSGQTKISPGETSGLLPGDLMVSIDGVKLNEISRVSDLVKQAGDTGRELNIRYIREGKERTARLKPAYDRNDKVWRLGLYIRDSAAGVGTLTFYAPHEGVYGALGHVITDMNTGTPIVVGSGHIVESNVTSISKSQDGDPGEKRAVFMKEGQVLGNVESNTDFGIFGKMGRNPGHSLYREPIPVAMSSEVKEGPAQILTVVEGQRVERFNVEIIHVSRQQEPATKGMVLRITDSRLIDKTGGIVQGMSGSPILQQGKLVGAVTHVFVNDPKSGYGCFIEWMLKDSGAAQQHSFQPNLKAV from the coding sequence TTGAAGCCCAACCTCAGGAAGTTAATGCCAGGTCTTTTATTTGCGTTCTTTCTTAGCGTTTCAGGATTGACCGTTCCGAGTTCCGGCTATGCCTCGAATGCCGAAATCATTCATGGGCGGGCCGCGGCCCAACACGAAGCGGGGCAGGATATCAGGGTGTTTCCCGGCGGACAGACAATCGGCGTTAAAGTGAAGTCAGCAGGCGTGCTGGTTGTGGGACATCATCTTGTCGATGTGTCGGGGCAAACCAAAATATCACCAGGCGAGACGAGCGGACTGCTGCCGGGCGATCTTATGGTATCCATTGACGGCGTCAAGCTGAACGAGATAAGCAGGGTGTCGGATCTGGTAAAGCAGGCAGGAGATACCGGCAGAGAACTCAACATCCGTTATATTCGTGAAGGTAAGGAACGAACAGCCAGACTGAAACCGGCTTACGATCGAAATGACAAGGTATGGCGGCTCGGCTTGTATATCAGGGATTCCGCTGCGGGCGTCGGAACACTGACTTTTTATGCTCCCCACGAGGGCGTTTATGGAGCGCTGGGACATGTTATTACCGATATGAATACCGGTACTCCGATTGTTGTGGGGAGCGGTCATATCGTCGAATCAAACGTAACCTCCATCTCCAAAAGCCAAGACGGCGATCCTGGAGAGAAACGTGCGGTTTTCATGAAGGAAGGTCAAGTGCTCGGCAACGTTGAAAGCAACACCGATTTCGGAATTTTCGGTAAAATGGGGCGTAATCCGGGTCACAGCTTGTATCGTGAACCCATTCCTGTGGCTATGAGCAGTGAGGTTAAGGAAGGTCCAGCGCAAATTCTTACTGTAGTTGAAGGCCAGCGGGTCGAGCGGTTCAATGTTGAAATTATCCATGTATCCCGTCAGCAGGAGCCGGCTACGAAAGGGATGGTCCTGCGGATCACCGATTCCAGGCTGATCGATAAGACCGGGGGTATTGTGCAGGGCATGAGCGGCAGCCCTATTCTTCAGCAAGGTAAGCTGGTCGGTGCAGTGACGCATGTCTTCGTCAATGATCCTAAATCCGGCTACGGTTGTTTCATCGAATGGATGCTCAAAGATTCGGGCGCGGCTCAGCAGCATAGTTTTCAACCAAATCTTAAGGCGGTTTAG
- the recN gene encoding DNA repair protein RecN: protein MLETLSIRNLAVVESVDVYFYPGFHVLTGETGAGKSIIIDALGLIAGARGSAESIRYGCEKAEMEALFSLPSGHSVWSTLEKLGIRAQKEEHLIIRRELNSQGKSTSRVNGQMVNLTMLREIGEQLVNIHGQHEHQNLLRPERHLGLLDTYGESVIGPLKAEYQEKYSKFAQVEKELRELQDSSQKSYQMLDLYRFQLEEISSAALKPGEDELLSEERVKLSYSEKMMDSISGAYELLNGRQGLEAISNVISTLEEVARYDEKALKPVLEQLQSSFYQLEDASFQLRDYREDIEFNPARLEEVENRLDLISGLRRKYGDSVEQILEYYEQISRETDLLENKDEYLDKLTVKRDALLGELMETAVQLSEARRQCAADLASQVEGELKDLQMERTSLEVKIDTLDDPRGVEYEGRRIRLTRQGIDSAEFMISPNPGEPLRPLSKIASGGELSRIMLAMKSIFARHEDIPVLIFDEVDTGVSGRAAQSIADKLYRLSSTCQVFSITHLPQVACMADHQYLIRKKVQEGRTMTEVEALSEEGRVKELARMLGGVEITEKTLHHAQEMLNLAEASKAGEAQPVKY from the coding sequence GTGCTTGAAACATTATCTATTCGCAACCTGGCGGTTGTCGAGTCGGTAGATGTCTACTTTTATCCGGGCTTTCACGTGCTTACCGGCGAGACGGGCGCGGGCAAATCAATTATCATCGATGCGCTTGGATTAATTGCCGGGGCCAGAGGCTCGGCGGAATCCATTCGCTACGGCTGCGAGAAGGCGGAGATGGAAGCCCTGTTCAGCCTGCCAAGCGGACATTCGGTCTGGAGCACACTGGAGAAGCTTGGAATCAGGGCGCAGAAAGAGGAGCATTTAATTATACGCCGGGAGCTGAACTCCCAGGGAAAGAGTACTTCAAGAGTTAATGGCCAAATGGTAAATCTGACGATGCTGCGGGAAATTGGCGAGCAGCTTGTCAATATCCACGGCCAGCATGAGCATCAGAATCTGCTGAGACCAGAGCGGCATCTGGGGCTGCTGGATACGTATGGAGAATCTGTGATCGGGCCGCTGAAGGCGGAATATCAGGAGAAATATTCAAAGTTTGCCCAAGTGGAGAAAGAACTGCGCGAGCTGCAGGATTCGAGCCAAAAAAGCTACCAGATGCTTGACCTGTACCGGTTTCAATTGGAGGAGATCTCTTCTGCTGCCTTAAAGCCGGGAGAAGATGAATTACTTTCCGAGGAACGGGTCAAACTATCCTATAGCGAGAAAATGATGGATTCCATCTCCGGCGCTTACGAGCTGCTGAATGGCCGCCAGGGGCTTGAAGCGATCAGCAATGTTATTTCCACGCTGGAGGAAGTTGCCCGTTATGACGAAAAAGCGCTGAAGCCTGTTCTGGAACAGCTTCAATCGTCTTTTTATCAATTGGAGGACGCCTCTTTTCAGCTGCGCGACTACCGCGAAGACATTGAATTCAACCCGGCAAGGCTGGAAGAAGTGGAGAACCGGCTTGATCTCATCTCCGGCCTGCGGCGTAAATACGGCGACAGCGTGGAGCAAATTCTGGAGTATTACGAGCAGATTTCCCGCGAAACCGATTTGCTTGAGAATAAGGACGAATATTTGGATAAACTTACGGTTAAACGGGACGCTCTGCTTGGCGAGCTGATGGAGACAGCGGTGCAGCTTAGCGAAGCCCGGCGTCAGTGTGCGGCGGATCTGGCGTCACAGGTCGAAGGTGAACTGAAGGACCTGCAAATGGAGCGAACTTCCCTTGAAGTTAAGATAGATACGCTTGATGATCCACGGGGAGTAGAATACGAAGGACGCCGCATCCGGTTAACCCGGCAGGGTATCGACAGTGCGGAGTTTATGATTTCACCCAATCCCGGCGAGCCGCTGCGTCCGTTGAGCAAAATCGCTTCGGGCGGCGAGCTGTCGCGTATCATGCTGGCAATGAAGAGCATCTTCGCAAGGCATGAGGATATCCCCGTTCTGATATTCGACGAAGTGGATACTGGGGTTAGCGGACGTGCGGCTCAATCCATCGCCGATAAGCTCTACCGGCTGTCCTCAACATGCCAGGTCTTCTCCATTACTCACCTGCCGCAGGTGGCCTGCATGGCGGACCATCAGTATCTTATCCGCAAAAAGGTGCAGGAAGGCCGTACAATGACTGAGGTGGAGGCTCTGTCCGAAGAAGGACGGGTCAAGGAACTGGCCAGAATGCTGGGCGGTGTGGAGATTACCGAAAAAACGCTGCATCATGCGCAGGAAATGCTTAATCTGGCGGAGGCCAGCAAGGCTGGAGAGGCCCAACCGGTTAAGTATTGA